A single genomic interval of Candidatus Bipolaricaulis anaerobius harbors:
- the rlmN gene encoding 23S rRNA (adenine(2503)-C(2))-methyltransferase RlmN, protein MAKPNLLDLAYPDLAAELAAWGEPAYRADQVWGWAWGELATDFGAMTNLPRDLRARLGEAFTLAGPVPIARQGDGEGTEKVLLSLRDGQAIEAVLIREDGRRTVCISTQVGCPVGCPFCATGRMGYVRDLTAGEIASQVLHFARELRGAGERVTHVVVMGMGEPLLNYDATLQALRNLNDPRGFALGARRVTVSTVGVVPGIVRLAGEGLQVNLAVSLHAPTDALRRELVPLAERWPLADVLAAADRYASATGRRVSYEYVLLRGVNDRLDHARGLARLLRGRLAHVNLIPFNPAPGLPYQPPDPDAVDAFRRELVLHSVDATVRRSRGVAIEAGCGQLRGQRADGALEQPS, encoded by the coding sequence ATGGCCAAGCCCAACCTCCTCGACCTCGCCTACCCCGACCTCGCCGCCGAGCTTGCAGCGTGGGGCGAGCCTGCGTACCGGGCGGACCAGGTGTGGGGCTGGGCCTGGGGGGAGCTCGCCACGGACTTCGGGGCGATGACGAACCTCCCTCGGGATCTGCGCGCGCGGCTCGGCGAGGCATTCACCCTGGCCGGCCCGGTTCCGATCGCCCGCCAGGGCGACGGGGAGGGGACAGAGAAGGTCCTCCTCTCCCTCCGCGATGGACAGGCGATCGAGGCGGTGCTCATCCGGGAGGATGGCCGGCGCACGGTGTGCATCTCCACCCAGGTCGGGTGCCCGGTGGGGTGCCCGTTTTGCGCCACGGGGAGGATGGGCTACGTGCGGGACCTCACCGCGGGGGAGATCGCGTCCCAGGTCCTCCACTTCGCCCGCGAACTCCGCGGCGCGGGGGAGCGGGTGACCCATGTCGTGGTGATGGGGATGGGCGAGCCCCTGCTCAACTACGACGCCACCCTCCAGGCGCTCCGCAACCTGAACGACCCGCGCGGGTTCGCCCTCGGGGCGCGGAGGGTCACGGTCTCCACCGTCGGGGTCGTGCCGGGGATCGTCCGCCTCGCGGGGGAGGGGCTGCAGGTAAACCTCGCCGTCTCCCTTCACGCCCCCACCGACGCACTGCGCCGCGAGCTCGTTCCGCTCGCGGAGCGGTGGCCGCTCGCGGACGTCCTCGCCGCCGCTGACCGCTACGCCTCCGCCACCGGGCGGCGGGTTTCCTACGAATACGTCCTCCTCCGCGGCGTCAACGACCGGCTTGACCACGCGCGCGGTCTGGCGCGCCTCCTCCGGGGGAGGCTCGCCCATGTGAACCTCATTCCGTTCAACCCAGCTCCAGGCCTCCCGTACCAGCCGCCCGATCCGGACGCGGTGGACGCGTTCCGCCGGGAACTCGTCCTCCACAGCGTGGACGCGACCGTGCGCCGCTCCCGTGGGGTCGCGATCGAAGCCGGCTGCGGCCAACTCCGCGGCCAACGTGCTGATGGGGCACTCGAACAACCCAGCTAG
- a CDS encoding DUF4384 domain-containing protein, protein MKAKLLAAWVALLAFGLLAFGEAPVLPQGIIPVPDEPPIVVSVKTDKATYAPGDPLRLTFTLNHDAYVYLYNLTADGKVKLLVPNRFLQDPLFPAGTHTLPTQGWVLRVTAPEGIEYLQLVASASPLSFYEAKAFEADAFLVYTNPAAFASQITALLPGTWGTAWASYRVHRPQATLSVATSPSGAAVWVGGTYVGTSPLSTSVAPGRIRVQVEKDGYEAKSVDLVVGDGEEVSLVVSLSPARPSLWPPVSPPSWTVDAELSAVGFGLAVGLTTRSISTDLWLEGFGFGISFQLAPPLPDLSEPGPGGWFAGGPEVEGYIAGWLPVGRAGFVVLVGVSLQEMAWVPPWSPSAALAPLVDIEPETRADVHLTGGAGFGVEGSGWRLYLSLHSRRGFVVGLTILP, encoded by the coding sequence ATGAAGGCGAAGCTCCTCGCGGCGTGGGTGGCCCTGCTCGCGTTCGGGCTCCTTGCGTTCGGGGAAGCGCCCGTCCTTCCGCAGGGGATCATCCCCGTCCCCGACGAGCCCCCGATCGTCGTCTCCGTGAAGACCGACAAGGCGACCTACGCCCCTGGCGATCCTCTCCGGCTCACGTTCACCCTCAACCACGACGCCTACGTCTACCTCTACAACCTGACCGCGGACGGGAAGGTGAAACTCCTCGTCCCGAACCGCTTTCTCCAGGACCCGCTGTTTCCAGCGGGGACCCATACCCTCCCCACGCAGGGGTGGGTCCTCCGGGTCACCGCGCCCGAAGGGATCGAGTACCTCCAGCTCGTGGCGAGCGCTTCCCCCCTTTCGTTCTACGAGGCGAAGGCGTTCGAGGCGGACGCATTCCTCGTGTACACGAACCCAGCTGCGTTCGCGTCCCAGATCACCGCGCTCCTGCCTGGGACGTGGGGCACGGCGTGGGCCTCCTACCGCGTACATCGGCCCCAGGCCACCCTCTCCGTGGCGACGAGCCCGAGCGGGGCCGCGGTGTGGGTGGGCGGGACCTACGTCGGTACGTCGCCCCTGTCCACCAGCGTTGCCCCGGGGCGGATCCGCGTTCAGGTCGAGAAGGATGGCTACGAAGCGAAGTCCGTGGACCTCGTGGTAGGGGATGGGGAAGAGGTCTCCCTCGTCGTGAGTCTCTCCCCTGCCCGGCCTTCCCTGTGGCCCCCCGTCTCCCCTCCCTCGTGGACGGTGGACGCGGAGCTATCGGCGGTCGGGTTCGGCCTCGCCGTGGGCCTGACCACCCGCTCCATCTCGACAGACCTCTGGCTCGAGGGGTTCGGGTTCGGCATCTCGTTCCAGCTGGCGCCGCCCCTCCCCGACCTGAGTGAGCCGGGGCCCGGGGGGTGGTTCGCGGGGGGGCCGGAGGTTGAGGGGTACATCGCTGGCTGGCTGCCGGTTGGTCGCGCTGGATTTGTCGTCCTGGTCGGGGTTTCCCTCCAGGAGATGGCATGGGTGCCGCCGTGGTCGCCCTCCGCGGCCCTCGCTCCGCTGGTGGACATCGAACCCGAGACGAGGGCCGACGTTCACCTCACGGGGGGCGCGGGGTTCGGCGTAGAGGGCTCCGGCTGGAGGCTGTACCTCTCCCTCCACAGTCGGCGCGGGTTCGTGGTCGGCCTCACGATTCTGCCCTAG
- the sufU gene encoding Fe-S cluster assembly sulfur transfer protein SufU — MTGYEEVILDHWRHPRHKGRLPDATGSAIEANPLCGDVVRLEIRVEGGTIADARFSGEGCAISQAAASLLTELIVGKPVAEVERMQDEDLLSALGGVVRTRLSCALLPLRALRKALAAGGQGQRTGPPDEV, encoded by the coding sequence ATGACCGGGTACGAGGAGGTCATCCTCGACCACTGGCGCCACCCCCGCCACAAGGGGCGCCTCCCCGACGCCACCGGTTCCGCGATCGAGGCGAATCCCCTGTGCGGGGACGTCGTGCGGCTGGAGATCCGGGTGGAGGGGGGGACGATCGCCGATGCCCGATTCAGCGGCGAGGGGTGCGCGATCTCTCAGGCCGCGGCGTCCCTCCTCACCGAGCTCATCGTGGGGAAGCCCGTGGCCGAGGTGGAGAGGATGCAGGATGAGGACCTCCTCTCCGCCCTTGGGGGCGTCGTCAGGACGCGCCTCTCCTGCGCCCTTCTGCCGCTGCGCGCCCTGCGGAAGGCCCTCGCCGCGGGAGGCCAAGGCCAGCGAACCGGTCCCCCGGACGAGGTGTAG
- a CDS encoding cysteine desulfurase — protein MDERIRDDFPILRRHEHGKPLVYLDSAATSMKPGAVIEAEADFYRKSYANVRRGVYELAAEATDLYEGARAKVASFIGARPDEVVFTRGTTEALNLAAWGLGETYVDPGDEVLVTEMEHHANLLPWQEMARRQGAHLRAAAVTQDGELDRDDLRRKLSPRTKVLALAHVSNVLGTVNPVAEVAAEAHRAGTRVVVDAAQSVPHLPVDVRELGADLVAFSGHKMLGPTGIGILWGRNDLLSELPPLLTGGEMVREVWLNWATWDSPPARFEGGTPPIAQAIGLGAAADYLRAIGMDEVRRHGEELTALALDGLLGRPYVTVYGPRDPALRGSLVSFSVAGIHPHDVATLLDQEGIAIRAGHHCAQPLHRRFGIPASCRASFYVYTTPDEVERFLAALDRVWEALR, from the coding sequence ATGGACGAGCGCATCCGGGACGACTTCCCGATCCTCCGCCGCCACGAGCATGGGAAGCCCCTCGTGTACCTCGATTCCGCCGCCACGAGCATGAAGCCGGGCGCGGTGATCGAGGCCGAGGCCGACTTCTACCGGAAGTCCTACGCCAACGTGCGGCGCGGCGTGTACGAGCTCGCCGCCGAGGCGACCGATCTTTACGAGGGGGCGCGGGCCAAGGTTGCGTCGTTCATCGGGGCGAGGCCGGACGAGGTCGTGTTCACCCGCGGGACGACGGAGGCCCTCAACCTCGCGGCGTGGGGGCTCGGCGAGACGTACGTTGATCCGGGGGACGAGGTCCTGGTGACGGAGATGGAGCACCACGCGAACCTCCTCCCGTGGCAGGAGATGGCCCGCCGGCAGGGAGCGCACCTCCGCGCGGCTGCCGTGACCCAGGACGGGGAGCTGGACCGGGACGACCTGCGGAGGAAGCTCTCCCCGCGGACGAAGGTCCTCGCCCTTGCGCACGTGTCGAATGTCCTGGGGACGGTGAACCCGGTGGCGGAGGTCGCGGCGGAGGCTCATCGGGCGGGGACAAGGGTGGTCGTGGACGCTGCCCAGTCCGTGCCCCACCTGCCGGTGGACGTCCGCGAACTGGGGGCCGATCTCGTCGCGTTCTCCGGGCACAAGATGCTCGGCCCGACCGGGATCGGCATCCTGTGGGGGCGGAATGACCTCCTTTCCGAGCTCCCTCCCCTCCTCACCGGGGGGGAGATGGTGCGCGAGGTGTGGCTCAACTGGGCGACGTGGGATAGTCCGCCGGCCCGGTTCGAGGGGGGGACCCCCCCCATCGCCCAGGCGATCGGGCTCGGCGCGGCGGCGGACTACCTGCGGGCGATCGGGATGGACGAGGTCCGCCGCCACGGGGAGGAGCTGACCGCGCTCGCCCTGGACGGGCTCCTCGGCCGGCCCTATGTGACCGTGTACGGGCCCCGCGATCCGGCACTGCGGGGGTCGCTTGTCTCGTTCTCCGTCGCCGGGATCCACCCCCACGACGTGGCGACCCTCCTCGATCAGGAGGGGATCGCGATCCGTGCCGGGCATCACTGCGCCCAGCCGCTCCACCGCCGGTTCGGGATCCCCGCCTCGTGCCGGGCGTCGTTCTATGTGTACACCACGCCTGACGAAGTGGAGCGGTTCCTCGCCGCCCTCGATCGGGTTTGGGAGGCGCTGCGATGA
- the sufB gene encoding Fe-S cluster assembly protein SufB produces MNALTREFVDGLSAEKNEPAWMRAHRARCLEVFGRAPLPRFGPDLSELDFSDLAYYARPVDPVKRWEDLPDEIRRTFAALRLPEAEQKALAGLGAQVDSEVVYRSLLDTVRAQGVIFTSMDTAVREYPWVEGYFMKVIPPEDNKFAALHGAVWSGGTFIWIPPGVEVAVPLQAYYRMQTEAVGQFEHTLIVAEPGSSVHYIEGCSAPRYARSALHSGMVEIFAKEGAKVRFTTIQNWSKNVYNLNNKRALAHAGAAVDWVSASLGSKVTMLYPTTVLLGPGARTENLAFTFSQDGMWLDSGARALHRAPDTTSRLISRSVVQGNGKSVFRGTVHVSPLARGAKAHVECSTLLLTPDARTETIPTLNAETDDVELGHEATVGRVSQDQLFYLMSRGLSEAQAMSLIVNGFVSPILKEIPLEYSVELKGLLEMSFERAIG; encoded by the coding sequence ATGAACGCCCTGACCCGGGAATTCGTGGACGGGCTGTCGGCGGAGAAGAACGAGCCCGCCTGGATGAGGGCCCACCGCGCGCGCTGCCTAGAGGTGTTCGGGAGAGCGCCTCTGCCCCGATTCGGTCCCGATCTTTCCGAGCTCGACTTCTCTGACCTCGCCTACTACGCCCGCCCGGTGGACCCCGTCAAACGCTGGGAGGATCTTCCCGACGAGATCCGCCGCACGTTCGCCGCCCTGCGCCTTCCCGAGGCGGAGCAGAAGGCTCTCGCCGGGCTGGGGGCCCAGGTCGACTCCGAGGTCGTGTACCGGTCCCTCCTCGACACGGTCCGCGCCCAAGGGGTCATCTTCACGAGCATGGACACCGCGGTCCGCGAGTACCCGTGGGTCGAGGGGTACTTCATGAAGGTTATCCCCCCCGAGGACAACAAGTTCGCCGCCCTCCACGGCGCGGTGTGGAGCGGGGGCACGTTCATCTGGATCCCGCCGGGGGTGGAGGTGGCCGTCCCGCTGCAAGCCTACTACCGGATGCAGACCGAGGCCGTCGGCCAGTTCGAGCACACCCTCATCGTCGCCGAGCCCGGGTCGTCGGTCCACTACATCGAGGGCTGTTCCGCTCCCCGGTACGCGCGGTCCGCGCTCCACTCGGGGATGGTGGAGATCTTCGCCAAGGAGGGGGCGAAGGTTCGGTTCACGACCATCCAGAACTGGTCGAAGAACGTGTACAACCTGAACAACAAGCGGGCGCTGGCCCATGCCGGGGCGGCGGTGGACTGGGTATCGGCGTCGCTCGGGAGCAAGGTGACGATGCTCTACCCAACGACGGTCCTCCTCGGCCCCGGGGCGCGCACGGAGAACCTCGCGTTCACGTTCTCCCAGGACGGGATGTGGCTCGATAGCGGTGCCCGGGCCCTTCACCGCGCGCCGGACACAACGTCGCGGCTCATCTCGCGGTCCGTCGTTCAGGGGAATGGGAAGTCCGTGTTCCGGGGCACGGTCCACGTCTCCCCCCTCGCCCGGGGGGCGAAGGCCCACGTCGAGTGCTCGACGCTCCTGCTCACCCCGGACGCGCGGACGGAGACGATCCCCACCCTCAACGCGGAGACGGACGATGTGGAGCTGGGGCACGAGGCCACGGTGGGCCGGGTATCCCAGGATCAGCTCTTCTACCTGATGAGCCGCGGGCTGTCCGAGGCCCAGGCGATGAGCCTCATCGTGAATGGGTTTGTGTCCCCGATCTTGAAGGAGATCCCCTTGGAATACTCGGTCGAGCTGAAGGGACTCCTCGAGATGAGCTTCGAGAGGGCGATCGGGTGA
- the sufC gene encoding Fe-S cluster assembly ATPase SufC, whose amino-acid sequence MPVLVVDDLHVSVEGKPILQGVDLALEPGRVHALMGPNGSGKSTLALSLAGGPGYEVTGGRARLEGEDLLSLPPFERARRGLFLAFQYPPEIEGVSLREFLRLACAERGQGFCEFQRNYPQAIARLRMEAFDGRELNVGFSGGEKKRAELLQLYLLKPKVALLDEPDSGVDVDALRLIAGAIRDLADGGAAVLIITHYPRILDHVPPAEVFILDGGRIVERGGPELARRIGEEGFEVVRG is encoded by the coding sequence ATGCCCGTTCTGGTTGTAGACGATCTTCACGTATCGGTGGAGGGGAAGCCGATCCTGCAGGGGGTGGACCTCGCCCTCGAGCCGGGCCGGGTCCACGCCCTGATGGGCCCCAACGGTTCAGGGAAGTCCACCCTCGCCCTCAGCCTGGCGGGGGGGCCGGGGTACGAGGTGACGGGCGGTCGGGCCCGGCTTGAGGGGGAGGACCTCCTCTCCCTGCCCCCGTTCGAGCGCGCCCGGCGGGGGTTGTTCCTCGCGTTCCAGTACCCGCCGGAGATCGAAGGGGTGTCGCTGCGGGAGTTCCTGCGTCTGGCGTGCGCCGAGCGGGGGCAGGGGTTCTGTGAATTCCAGCGCAACTACCCTCAGGCGATCGCCCGCCTGAGGATGGAGGCGTTCGATGGTCGCGAGCTGAACGTCGGGTTCTCCGGGGGGGAGAAGAAGAGGGCGGAGCTCCTCCAGCTGTACCTCCTCAAGCCGAAGGTCGCCCTCCTCGACGAGCCGGACTCGGGGGTGGATGTGGATGCATTGCGCCTCATCGCGGGCGCGATCCGCGACCTGGCTGACGGCGGGGCAGCGGTTCTCATCATCACCCACTACCCGCGGATCCTCGACCACGTCCCGCCCGCGGAGGTATTCATCCTCGACGGGGGCCGGATCGTGGAGCGAGGGGGGCCCGAGCTGGCGCGGAGGATCGGGGAGGAGGGGTTCGAGGTGGTGCGCGGATGA
- a CDS encoding ABC transporter substrate-binding protein, translating into MKRWWLLLLPFVLGHGAPLRVMLDFYPNPNHVPLYVAQGLGLFASAGIEVELSAPADPSDPAKLAAARAVDLALTPQMNYLIARGAGLPLVAVGALIEGSLGGLLALAGSGIVGLDELRGKRIGYALEPLEPVLWQTMLRTAGLAPNEYELVYVGMNTLFALLARRVDAIGAFRNYEALAVEDFGYRPVFFPQEEYGIPATYELVVVAHPALLRERPEEVRGFLHALARAIEFTRDRPDAALALFEAAVPELAGEDLTRRSFEATLPFYAAGARHDDATRWEAMQAFLVAHGLMPRAYPSEELFTTDLLP; encoded by the coding sequence ATGAAGCGGTGGTGGCTTCTCCTCCTCCCGTTCGTCCTCGGCCACGGGGCGCCGCTGCGGGTGATGCTCGATTTTTACCCGAACCCGAACCATGTCCCCCTCTACGTGGCGCAGGGGTTGGGGCTATTCGCCTCCGCCGGGATCGAGGTCGAGCTCAGCGCGCCCGCGGATCCCAGCGATCCCGCCAAGCTCGCTGCGGCGCGGGCGGTGGACCTCGCCCTCACCCCCCAGATGAACTACCTCATCGCCCGCGGGGCGGGCCTCCCCCTCGTTGCGGTGGGGGCGCTCATCGAGGGTTCCCTCGGCGGGCTCCTCGCCCTCGCCGGATCCGGCATCGTGGGACTGGATGAGTTGCGGGGGAAGCGGATCGGGTACGCCCTGGAGCCCCTGGAGCCGGTTCTATGGCAAACGATGCTTCGGACCGCCGGGTTGGCACCGAACGAGTACGAGCTCGTCTACGTGGGGATGAACACCCTGTTCGCCCTCCTTGCGCGGCGGGTGGATGCGATCGGGGCGTTCCGGAACTACGAGGCCCTCGCGGTGGAGGATTTCGGCTACCGGCCTGTGTTCTTCCCCCAAGAGGAGTACGGGATCCCGGCGACCTATGAGCTGGTTGTGGTCGCCCATCCCGCGCTCCTCCGGGAACGGCCGGAGGAGGTGCGCGGGTTCCTCCATGCGCTCGCGAGGGCGATTGAGTTCACCCGCGACCGTCCCGACGCGGCGCTCGCCCTGTTCGAGGCCGCGGTCCCCGAGCTCGCTGGGGAGGACCTCACCCGCCGCTCGTTTGAGGCCACGCTCCCGTTCTACGCCGCCGGGGCCCGGCACGACGACGCCACGCGCTGGGAGGCGATGCAGGCGTTCCTCGTCGCCCATGGCCTCATGCCGCGCGCGTACCCGAGCGAGGAGCTCTTCACCACCGACCTTCTCCCTTGA
- a CDS encoding ABC transporter permease, whose protein sequence is MRQGLTSAGLLLAALALWEGGVRLAHVPPYLLPPPSHILATLVADLPLLLHHAGITLSEVGLGLLLGAAGGIAVALVGFYVPAIGRALRPFLLASQVVPVFAIAPLLVLWFGYGRGPKVIVVGLISFFPIAVSLGEGLGAVGEDLVDLLRTLGAGEGKILRLVRLPAATPFALAGLKVGATLALAGAIIGEWIGGTGGLGYIMIQANALLRADRLFAALFVLTLLGVGLFASLSLLERYLLRWRPNPSPSRIGVR, encoded by the coding sequence ATGCGTCAGGGCCTGACGAGCGCCGGCCTTCTCCTCGCTGCCCTCGCCCTGTGGGAGGGGGGCGTTCGGCTGGCACACGTCCCGCCATACCTCCTTCCCCCTCCCAGCCACATCCTGGCGACGCTCGTCGCGGACCTCCCGCTCCTCCTTCACCATGCCGGGATCACGCTGAGCGAGGTCGGGCTGGGCTTGCTCCTTGGGGCAGCGGGCGGGATCGCGGTGGCCCTCGTCGGGTTCTACGTCCCGGCGATCGGCCGCGCCCTCCGTCCGTTCCTCCTCGCCTCCCAGGTCGTCCCCGTGTTCGCGATCGCCCCCCTCCTCGTCCTATGGTTCGGGTACGGGCGGGGGCCGAAGGTAATCGTGGTTGGCCTGATCTCCTTCTTCCCCATCGCGGTCAGCCTTGGGGAGGGGCTGGGCGCGGTCGGGGAGGACCTCGTGGACCTCCTCCGCACGCTGGGGGCCGGGGAGGGGAAGATCCTCCGCCTGGTGCGTCTTCCGGCCGCTACACCGTTCGCCTTGGCTGGACTCAAGGTCGGGGCCACGCTGGCCCTCGCCGGTGCGATCATCGGGGAGTGGATCGGGGGCACTGGAGGCCTGGGGTACATCATGATCCAGGCCAACGCCCTCCTTCGGGCGGACCGGCTGTTCGCCGCCCTCTTCGTCCTCACCCTCCTCGGGGTTGGACTGTTCGCCTCCCTCTCCCTCCTCGAACGGTACCTCCTCCGCTGGCGCCCCAACCCCTCCCCGAGCAGGATCGGGGTGCGATGA
- a CDS encoding ABC transporter ATP-binding protein produces MEFRGVSFSYPSRRGSLPVLDEVSLAVPPGRWATVIGPSGCGKTTLLKIGAGLISPDAGAVSIAGGSPAYMPQADTLLPWRDALANALLPAAVAGRPLGPARAEARALFDEFGLAGFERAYPHELSGGMRRRLALMRTLLSHRDVLLLDEPFGGLDALTRASLQEWIATVWMSHRKTILFVTHDVEEAVLLSDQVHVLSPRPARVVATYPVVLPRPRLRTDPRIAGARGEVLGHLSLHA; encoded by the coding sequence GTGGAGTTCCGAGGGGTCTCGTTCTCCTACCCCAGTCGGAGGGGGTCTTTGCCCGTCCTCGACGAGGTGTCCCTCGCCGTCCCGCCGGGGAGGTGGGCGACCGTCATCGGTCCATCCGGGTGCGGGAAGACAACGCTCCTCAAAATCGGGGCGGGGCTCATCTCCCCCGACGCAGGCGCGGTCTCGATCGCGGGCGGGAGCCCTGCCTACATGCCGCAGGCGGACACCCTCCTCCCATGGCGGGATGCACTCGCCAACGCCCTCCTCCCCGCCGCGGTGGCGGGGCGACCCCTCGGGCCCGCGCGGGCGGAGGCGCGGGCCTTGTTCGACGAGTTCGGGCTGGCTGGGTTCGAGCGGGCCTACCCCCACGAGCTCTCCGGTGGCATGCGGCGGCGCCTCGCCCTCATGCGGACCCTCCTCTCCCACCGCGATGTCCTCCTCCTCGATGAGCCGTTCGGGGGCCTCGACGCCCTCACCCGGGCCTCCCTCCAGGAGTGGATCGCTACGGTGTGGATGTCCCACCGGAAGACGATCCTGTTCGTGACCCACGATGTGGAGGAGGCGGTCCTCCTCTCGGACCAGGTCCACGTCCTCAGTCCACGCCCCGCCCGCGTCGTCGCTACGTACCCCGTCGTCCTCCCCCGCCCCCGCCTCCGCACCGACCCGCGGATTGCGGGGGCGCGGGGCGAGGTGCTGGGCCACCTCTCCCTCCATGCCTAA
- a CDS encoding thymidine kinase, which yields MAGRLEAVTGCMFSGKTEELLRRVERARIAKKEVLLFKPELDTRYAMEHVVTHHGRALPCCRLPTDISWDGFSGLIADHPVASTDVFAFDEAHFFGPSFPELAERLVGLGKRVIVAGLDLNFRGEPFGPMPELLALADEAVKLAAVCTVCGQPATRSQRLVAGKPATGGPEVLIGGLESYEPRCREHFIPPSR from the coding sequence ATGGCGGGACGATTGGAGGCCGTCACAGGGTGCATGTTCTCTGGGAAGACGGAGGAGCTCCTGCGGCGGGTGGAGCGGGCGCGGATCGCCAAGAAGGAGGTCCTCCTCTTCAAGCCCGAGCTCGATACCCGCTACGCGATGGAACACGTGGTCACCCACCACGGACGGGCGCTTCCCTGTTGCCGATTGCCCACGGACATCTCCTGGGATGGCTTCTCGGGCCTGATCGCGGATCATCCCGTCGCGAGCACGGACGTGTTCGCGTTCGACGAGGCGCACTTCTTTGGCCCCTCGTTCCCCGAGCTTGCCGAGCGGTTGGTCGGCCTCGGGAAGCGGGTCATCGTCGCTGGGCTCGATCTCAACTTCCGCGGAGAGCCGTTCGGGCCGATGCCGGAGCTCCTCGCCCTCGCCGACGAGGCGGTGAAGCTGGCAGCCGTATGCACGGTGTGCGGCCAGCCGGCGACCCGCTCCCAGCGCCTCGTGGCTGGGAAGCCGGCCACCGGGGGGCCGGAGGTCCTGATTGGGGGGCTGGAGAGCTACGAACCCCGCTGCCGGGAGCACTTCATCCCTCCCTCCCGCTAG